The genomic DNA GATCCGGTATGCATAGAATTCCTCTTCAGGACTCAGAGGATCTTGAGATTCGATTTGCTGGGTCAGCACTCTTCCATCTGCATCAGAAATCGAATTCCTTTGCAGGCTGCGTTTCTCTAGCCTGCGGCGTAACTCAGCCTCAGAGGCAGTACAGGATAGAATAGCAAATGGAATCTTGCTGTCTTTCACCAGATTCAAAAAGGGAACTCGATATTGTTCTTTAAGAAAGGTCGCGTCAACAATGACTGAATGACCCGAGTTTAGAATCGTTTGGGATAATTCTAATAGCCGTGTGTAAGTTTTGTTGTTGTGATCTTGCGAATACAGTCTGACTGCAGACTCATTTTGATAACTGTCAGGCGACTTTCGTTTCCTCTCGACATCAGAACGTATGCGAATCGCACCACTGAATTCTGCCAGTGACTGTGAAATGGAAGATTTACCACTGGCGGACAATCCGTGCATGATGACCAATCTGGGAGAGAATGGCTGACTGAAAGCAGCTGCGAGATTCAAGTATTTCGTGCAGAGTTGAGCCGATGGAGAATGGACATCATCCTCGTGATTTTGCGATAGTCGAATGCGGTTGACTTTGGCCCGAACCATGGCGCGGTAAACCATGTAAAAGCGGAGAATCTGAATGCCATCGTAGTCTCCGGTGTGTTCCAGATAATTATTTAAGAGGCGATTTGCCAGATTGGGACGATCATTCGCCTCAAGATCCATCAGGCAAAAAGCCAGGTCATTGATCACATCGATCCAGCGAAGATGGGGATTAAATTCAATTCCATCGAAGATTTCAACCTGATGATTCCTCCAGATAATATTATTCAAATGGAGATCGCCATGACATTCACGAACCATACCGTCCCTCTTTCGCTTCTTAAAGACTGATTCGGATGTCTTCAATGAGTCAGCTGTCCATTGTCGAAGTGAGACAACTTTCGCGTCCCACTGTAAATAGGGAGAGTTCGGTTCAAATACCTCAAAATTATTAATAGCTGCCTGGGAGATGCTATTAAAACCGCCGTAGTCATCCTGGCTCTGGGCTTGTTTGGTTTCGCGGTGAAAGGCTGCAATTTTCTGACTGAGTGCGTCAACTTGAGTTTCGGACAATTCTCCTGCGTTGATCAAATGACTGAATAACGCGGACTGCGGAAACTGGTGCATTTTCACCGCCCATTCAACCGTTTCTCCACGACCCTCAAACTTATAATGGTCAACGCATCTGGTGATTGGGACGACTTTAATATACAGATCTTGAGTTAGACGGCTATTGAGAACAATTTCCTGTTCGCAAAAGAATTTTCGTTTCTCTAGCGAAGAAAAATCGAGAAACCCCAGATCCACTGGTCGCTTGATTTTATAAGCGTATTCTCCTGTCAGGATGACCCAGGCGGAATGGGTTTCGATCAATTGCAGATCTTCAACAGGGTGCTCAAATGCATCAGCGTCGAGTAGAGCGTGGATGTTGAGCATTTCGCATCCTTTCTATGGGGCTCATCATTTATGTAGCAGTATGTCTGCAATATTTTAATCAACTGTTAGTCGAATCATAAACAGCAGTCTCAACTAAAGAGGTCTGATGAATAAGGGAAGCGTTTATCGGTGCTGCATCAATGCTCTTGAAACTTGTATCGCTGATGTCGGAAATTAAATGTTAGAACAAAGGGTTCAGCAGGTCACACAGTTAACAGGGAATACCGTCACTGCAGGACAGGTAGTCTTTATCCATTCCCCATTTCTGCTGAACCCTTTGAATCGATGTAAGAATGGCATTTTAATCCTGAGAAGTAAATCGGATCATTCTTTCGAGTCTCATAATATTTACCAGCCACTGCCGTTGACCGTAGCCTCCATAATAGAGATTATGATCAGTCTGAGACGCCACAACTATCATTGAAGTCGTATTCTTTGTGTAGTGACTTTTGCCACACGGATAAAATCGCACTCTCTGCATACTATTCATTTACTGCCCTTGTCTGACCACACTTCAAAGAACTCTCAGGAGAGTCAATGAACAACCCCGCTGATAAGAACGCGGATTCTTTTTCTTTGTTGCGTCGTACTTTTGCTGATGATCAGCCGAATGTGCAATGGTTGCTGCAGAGTCTGGATCGATCCGCGTTCGGGATCCTGATTATTGATCCTCATTTACCAGGATGTCCGATTATCTATGCGAATCAGTCAGTTATTGAAATGTCCGGTTTTGGCTTAGAGGAGTTACTGAATCATTCTCCGGATTCACTTTGGGGCAATGATCAGGAACAGCACGGGATTAAAACTCTGCTCTGGGCGATTGATAATGGACGTGAATGTCGAGTGGTCTTACGTAATTATCGCAAAGATGGTCGGCTGTTCTGGAATGAGATTACCTTGATTCCTGTGCGGGATCAGAATCTGAAAATTAAATGTTTCATTCAGATTTTGAGTGATGTTTCTAATTATGAGAAAACAAGAACTGAGAAGGAAATCGTTGAGGATACGTTGAGGTCCATCCTTAATTCTGCAGAAGACGCGATCATTACGATTAACGATCGTGGAATCATTCAGGATTTGAACTTGGCGGCTAAAGCAATTTTTGGGTATCAGCCCGAGGAATTATTAGGACAAAATATCAATATCCTCATGCCTTCTCCCTATCACGAAGAACACGACGGATACCTGAGAAATTTTCTCGAAACCGGTATTACCAAGGTGATTGGAGTTGGGCGGGAAGTCATCGCCAAACGGAAAAATGGAAGCGTATTCCCAGCTGAAATTGCCATCAATCAGGTAGATCACAAACGTCTTTTCACAGGAATTGTCAGAGATTTAACAGAGAGAAAACGCAGCGAGGAACTCCTCAGAAAAGAGCATGATTTAAATCAGAAAATTATTTCAACAAGCCGAAGTATTATTCTCATGCTCGACCCAAATAAAAAAATCCTGCAATTCAACTCGTGCTTTGAGCAATTGACAGGACGTCTACTCAAAGATTCCAAGAATAAAGATTTTGGCGAACTGTTTATCCATGCAACTGATCATCAACATTTTCAAACTAGCTTCACCAATGCGATTTCCGGGCAGTCGACAAGGGAATTGTGTCCAATCTTGTTAACTCAGACAGGAGAACGATTGATTGTGGAGTGGGAAACGGTGCCAATGACATCCCGCACAGGGATGGTAGTTGCCTTGCTTTGTACCGGCGTTAATGTGACAGAGCAGAGGAGACTGGAAAGAGAAGTTCTTGAAATTGCCACAGAGGAACAGCGACGAATTGGTCAGGACCTTCACGACGTTGTCGGACAGGAATTAACAGGCATGGCGATGCTGGCAGAGAGCCTGGCGGTTTCACTTCAGGGAGCCGATGCGAAGCAATTGCAATTGGCACAAAAAATTGCACGTGGTACAAGCGAAGCTCTCAGAAAGGTTCGGCTATTAAGTAAAGGACTCAATCCGGTTGATATTGATGCCGCGGGTTTGATGGCTGCGTTAAATTCAATCTCTTCGAGAATAAGGGAAAATCACAAAATCAGTTGTGAATTCAAGTGCCCATCTCCTGTCTTTCTCGAAGACAATATCGTTGCTAATCAGTTGTACCGAATTGCTGAGGAAGCCACTACAAATGCTATTAAACATGCTCAGGCTACGTATATCGTGATTGAGCTTCTCCAGACTGAAGAGAATATCATTCTCATGATTCAAGATGATGGGATTGGACTGCAGGAAAGTGAGGGAAGCGGACTGGGGCTCAGGATTATGCGATACAGGGCAAATCGTATGGGAGGTGGGCTTAGTTTTGAGGGATCGGAATTTGGCGGTACACTGGTTAAGTGCATAATTTCCGCAGCATCAATGAAAGATAAGAATGTATAATGATGCATAAAAAGAAAATTGCAATAATTGACGATCATCCTGCCGTTCGAGACGGCCTGGCGACACGGATCTCCCTGGAAAAGGATCTGGAGGTTTGCGGAGAGGCGGAGGATGTTGCAGATGGTCTGGAATTAATTATTCGGACTCAGCCTCATCTGGCCATTGTGGATATTTCATTGAAAACAGGAAACGGACTCGACCTCATTGAGAAAGCGAAAACGGAAAATGAGTTCGTTCGATTTCTCGTCTGGTCGATGTACGAGGAAGATCTATATGCAGATCGAGCCCTGCGTGCTGGTGCCCGGGGATACATTAATAAGCAGGCTGCGACCGATAATATTATTGATGCCATTCGAGCCGTGCTCGATGACAAGATCTATCTTTCAACAGAAATGTCATCCGTATTGCTACATCGTATCGTCATGGGGCAATCAGGATTGCAAAGTCGACCGGAAGAAGCTTTGTCGAATCGAGAACTTCAGGTTTATGAGCAAATCGGTTTGGGGAAAACGACTTTACAGATCGCTGATGCCATGAATTTGAGTCCCAGCACGATTGAAACGTATCGTGCACGGATTAAACAAAAGCTCGACTGTCATTCCATGTCCGAGTTGATTCGCCAGGCTTCTCAATGGGTTTTGGAACGAACTTGATAAAAACCGATCTGAGCAATCCAGCAATGCTCTTGATCCACAGTTGTCTTTGGGCCAGATGATAATGCTCGCTTTGTGCGAACACAATTATCGATTTCTTCATCGCCATTGCTTGTGGCGAATTTCCCGACAAACAGACGCCTGTTTCCAAGACAGCCAGAATTTAACTGGCTCGCTAACTTATATTCAGTGAGGAATACTGCCGCTTCAAAAGAGCCGAAACTGATCAATTTTAACAATGAGGAATGTCATGGAAGCATGGAGGAATCATTTCGACAAAAAAGAGTCTCTTTCGAACTGTGTTCCGGGGCGTCGAGCTAACAGCGTACGCACTTTAATTGTTGGCGGACGAGAATTGAGTGTCCAGATACCTGAGGATTCACTCGACTTAACGGTCAGTGGCACGGTAAGCAGTTACTATCAGAAGCAAATGGCACTTAAGTTGATATTTTTAGAAAATTCTCATCGAACTATTATCGATCGCATTGCAGTGGATCGGAAACCACATGTGCTGAAAGGAGCTGGACATGAATAATAATCGTATCCAAGAGGAAGTCCCCCAATCATTTCACCATGAAGAAATTCATGAAGCCATCAACGAATTGAAAACATTCTGGGATGAGGTGAATCAGTACGGGCAAGGACCAAAGTATGAAGAGATGAGTTTAAAACTGTCTCAATTTCGAAGCTTACTCGCAAATCACTTTGTTGAGGAGCAATTCTTTTTGCTATCATTAATCAAGCGAGGAGCTCGTATCAATCAGGCACAATATGGTCAGATTCTGGAGGAGCATACCGTTTTTCTGGAACGTCTGGCAGATGATATCGAGCGTCTGGAATCGGGGACTCACCGATTCCGAAACTGGGCTTCCGTCTGGGATGAGTTTGATGACATTATTGATCAAATTGCAGTACACGAAGTTGCAGAGCAGGACATGATTACCGCTGCAGTTGAATTTCAGGACGAACAAATTCAACGGCAATAATAGCCTTCGTCAACTATGTTATTTGGAGATGAAAGTCGGTATTTGGTATTTTGCATAGCCTCTTAAGCGATTCCAGGCTGATCAGCTGTCGGAGAATTTATCCAGTGGGAATAAAAGCTGGAACTGTATAAACAATTATCATATGTTCAAGGGAGTAAAGCAGTGAGTAAATCCATTTGCGGTCGTCGTGTCCTGTTTCTTGCTGGTTTTACGGCACTACTCTTATTGTATACAACGATCACGCATTGTGAAGAAAATCCTCCTTCAGACAGACGAGAAACAAAATCTAATGAGGATAAAGCGGAACTGGCTGAAGAAGAACAGGAAAAAGAGCTTCATCGCTTTATGATTGCAAAATTGAAAGCCTCAGTCGATATTCTGGAAGGGCTCACGACCGAAAACTATCCACTCATAAAACATGGTGCCACGAAACTCAACCAAATGAGCACGGCTGAAAAGTGGAGATATTCTAACGATACTATTTACCGTCAGTTCAGTTCCGAATTCCAACGAACGACTCAGGATATGATTGAGGCTGCCAACGAAAAGAATCTAGATAAATCGACATTGAAATGGATGGACGTCACCGTGAAGTGCATTGAGTGTCATCGCCATGTTAGAGCCATGCTGATTGTCGCAGAGTAAAGAGGCAGGATCATAGCATTAAGGAGTGGTCAGTATGCATTTCTGTTTTCGGAAATAAAAAGTTCGCTACCCGTCTGTTTGGCAGGTTAAAAGCAAGAGAGTCTTTCTATTTAAATCAATAGAGATAGGGCAGGAATCTCCATCGGGATTTTTTGAATTGTTCGTATTCCTGAAATCGTTCCTGCATGAATATTTCTTCATAACGAGCTTTGAAATTCAAGACACTGACAAGAGCAAACCACATAAGCAGCCTCCAGTAAGGAGCTTCAAAATTTAAGGTGCTCCCTGTGAGGAATAACAGACCGGTATACATCGGATGCAGTAATATTCGATAAGGTCCCGTTGTGACAAGTTTGGCATTGGGATGAGGATCGGGTCCAACTGAAAGGTTATGAAGTTTCATGATCGCAATTGACCAGAGGAAAAGTATGAAACCAGAAATCATGCCCAGTCCATTCCAGATTGTTAGTTTTGGCAACGGAGTCGACAAAACAATTACCGAGGACAATCCAAACTGCAATATGACCAGCATATGAATTTTCCAATCCCAATTTTTCATGTGTATTTATTTTCTATTCAAATTGAATGCTTTACGACAATCTGAGCCCACACAAACAGGAGTAGAAACATGGTTCCAATACGCTCGCTGGCCGTTAACAGTCAATACGCATTGATCACACTTTGCGGACTGCTGATGGTATCTCCACTCCATTCCAGTGAACCTCTCAAGAAGACGAAAGAATCATCTGGTCTTCGTCCTTTGTCAGAAAACTCCTCAGATGAAGATGTAGAATTACGTCGAAGCTTCATGAGAGCTAAATTGAAAGCCTCGTCTGATATTTTAGAAGGACTCAGTAATGAGGATTTTCTTCTGATCGGCAGTGGAGCAGAGAAGTTATATAAAATGAGTACCGTCGAAAAATGGCTGTACTCAGATGATGAGGAATATCGCCAATATACGAATGAATTTCAACGCGACGCACTCGGGCTGGTGGAAACGGCCAAAGAAGGCAAACTCGATAAATCGACACTGAAATGGATGGAGTTGACAATGAAGTGTATTGAATGCCATCGCCATATTCGTGAAAACTAGGCGAAGAATAAATTGGTCAATCGTACCGAATACTGATGATGAAAGAATCCGAACGATGAAATTCCTACTTGCTCACGATGGATCAGAGGCTGCTCTGGCGAATGAAGACTTTCTAATCAACATCACAGATTCAAACAGAGCGATCGCTGAAATCGTATCCGTCATTTATCCACCACATTATGGGAGTTTCGGTTACGAAAGCATGTTCATCGCCGCTGAAATGCATGAATCTATGCGGAAAGAGGCTGCTCTTGCTCTGGAGAATTCAACGACAAAGTTTAATGAAGCCAATTGGCAGCAGAGCTCTCACCTCGTTGAAGGGCTGCCTGCACAAGAAATTATTGCCAATTCAAAATCGTTAAACGCGGATGTGATTGCCGTCGGTTCGCAGCGTAAATCTGGCTTTGAAAAATTTCTACTGGGTAGTGTGTCCTCCAAAATTGTCAGGCATGCCGAATGTACGGTTATGATACACCGTGGTTCTACTCAACCTGCAGGAGAAAAACTGCGGATCCTGCTTGCTTATGATGGTTCTGACGACTCGAAAAAGGCTGTTGAGTTCCTGAAAAGTTATCCCTGGAAAAGTGAGATCGAAGTGCTGATAGTTCGCGTCATCGAACTGGTCGAAGCCTTCAATATGGATGCGATTCAACATGCCTCGGCTGGCTGGGATGACGAAGTTCAAGCCAGTCAACAGGCGATAGAATCTGTCAAAGTCGATTTAGAAGCAACGGCCGCTTCCGTGGAGACGCAACTTCATCAAAGCCAGAAAGTCGCAGAAGAACTGCTCCAGACCAGTGACGTCTGGAAGCCGGATCTGATTGTGATGGGACATCAGGGGCACGGGGCCGTAGCACAGTATCTACTCGGAAGTGTCGCGTATCGCGTT from Rubinisphaera italica includes the following:
- a CDS encoding sensor histidine kinase encodes the protein MNNPADKNADSFSLLRRTFADDQPNVQWLLQSLDRSAFGILIIDPHLPGCPIIYANQSVIEMSGFGLEELLNHSPDSLWGNDQEQHGIKTLLWAIDNGRECRVVLRNYRKDGRLFWNEITLIPVRDQNLKIKCFIQILSDVSNYEKTRTEKEIVEDTLRSILNSAEDAIITINDRGIIQDLNLAAKAIFGYQPEELLGQNINILMPSPYHEEHDGYLRNFLETGITKVIGVGREVIAKRKNGSVFPAEIAINQVDHKRLFTGIVRDLTERKRSEELLRKEHDLNQKIISTSRSIILMLDPNKKILQFNSCFEQLTGRLLKDSKNKDFGELFIHATDHQHFQTSFTNAISGQSTRELCPILLTQTGERLIVEWETVPMTSRTGMVVALLCTGVNVTEQRRLEREVLEIATEEQRRIGQDLHDVVGQELTGMAMLAESLAVSLQGADAKQLQLAQKIARGTSEALRKVRLLSKGLNPVDIDAAGLMAALNSISSRIRENHKISCEFKCPSPVFLEDNIVANQLYRIAEEATTNAIKHAQATYIVIELLQTEENIILMIQDDGIGLQESEGSGLGLRIMRYRANRMGGGLSFEGSEFGGTLVKCIISAASMKDKNV
- a CDS encoding methyltransferase family protein, which encodes MKNWDWKIHMLVILQFGLSSVIVLSTPLPKLTIWNGLGMISGFILFLWSIAIMKLHNLSVGPDPHPNAKLVTTGPYRILLHPMYTGLLFLTGSTLNFEAPYWRLLMWFALVSVLNFKARYEEIFMQERFQEYEQFKKSRWRFLPYLY
- a CDS encoding cytochrome c, with translation MVPIRSLAVNSQYALITLCGLLMVSPLHSSEPLKKTKESSGLRPLSENSSDEDVELRRSFMRAKLKASSDILEGLSNEDFLLIGSGAEKLYKMSTVEKWLYSDDEEYRQYTNEFQRDALGLVETAKEGKLDKSTLKWMELTMKCIECHRHIREN
- a CDS encoding response regulator transcription factor, with protein sequence MMHKKKIAIIDDHPAVRDGLATRISLEKDLEVCGEAEDVADGLELIIRTQPHLAIVDISLKTGNGLDLIEKAKTENEFVRFLVWSMYEEDLYADRALRAGARGYINKQAATDNIIDAIRAVLDDKIYLSTEMSSVLLHRIVMGQSGLQSRPEEALSNRELQVYEQIGLGKTTLQIADAMNLSPSTIETYRARIKQKLDCHSMSELIRQASQWVLERT
- a CDS encoding bifunctional aminoglycoside phosphotransferase/ATP-binding protein — translated: MLNIHALLDADAFEHPVEDLQLIETHSAWVILTGEYAYKIKRPVDLGFLDFSSLEKRKFFCEQEIVLNSRLTQDLYIKVVPITRCVDHYKFEGRGETVEWAVKMHQFPQSALFSHLINAGELSETQVDALSQKIAAFHRETKQAQSQDDYGGFNSISQAAINNFEVFEPNSPYLQWDAKVVSLRQWTADSLKTSESVFKKRKRDGMVRECHGDLHLNNIIWRNHQVEIFDGIEFNPHLRWIDVINDLAFCLMDLEANDRPNLANRLLNNYLEHTGDYDGIQILRFYMVYRAMVRAKVNRIRLSQNHEDDVHSPSAQLCTKYLNLAAAFSQPFSPRLVIMHGLSASGKSSISQSLAEFSGAIRIRSDVERKRKSPDSYQNESAVRLYSQDHNNKTYTRLLELSQTILNSGHSVIVDATFLKEQYRVPFLNLVKDSKIPFAILSCTASEAELRRRLEKRSLQRNSISDADGRVLTQQIESQDPLSPEEEFYAYRIDTERIQGMTQVRQFWEIFSRANSKITCSDQQEQTHRF
- a CDS encoding universal stress protein yields the protein MKFLLAHDGSEAALANEDFLINITDSNRAIAEIVSVIYPPHYGSFGYESMFIAAEMHESMRKEAALALENSTTKFNEANWQQSSHLVEGLPAQEIIANSKSLNADVIAVGSQRKSGFEKFLLGSVSSKIVRHAECTVMIHRGSTQPAGEKLRILLAYDGSDDSKKAVEFLKSYPWKSEIEVLIVRVIELVEAFNMDAIQHASAGWDDEVQASQQAIESVKVDLEATAASVETQLHQSQKVAEELLQTSDVWKPDLIVMGHQGHGAVAQYLLGSVAYRVAEHALCSVIIVR